One genomic region from Croceicoccus sp. YJ47 encodes:
- a CDS encoding TonB-dependent siderophore receptor, which yields MPLSEALQRIADEWNAPMDIDPAATEGLTAKPVVDARSERDAVDQATRGLPVAVQISDDGRIAIINELVVIARLNEAEDNVLVRGATSSSRLGQSLREQPRNTQVISSKLLERQQAQTLTEALANAGGVVANTATVQGGVSFSVRGFDSNGAVNGLPSASSSTFAAGTTLPLANIERIEVLKGPDAILLGSDNLGGTINIVTKKPYAEERLHVTAETGSFGLARGTIDANQSLTRDDRLSARVIATAATADRNFGGYRGNEDYLFAPSVRYKNAKSDIIVSATLGNQLFGVVPFTVMNRVTGEPYDIPDGQPLIGGKDQGVQIETTQFNAEISQEITDWLSVVARGQHQTINFALRQYSPFAILDNNGLLLVSSSGTRQTSENDTVDAFGRISFDTGAVSHKIVAGMTVVDSKVRAIYAGDGGLFPYNFLNPPATLRPLARNYNLSFDLDSTQYGYYGQYLIGFGPVHLVAGVRHNNTTITSAVSGGTPVENETNATTPNYGAVVDLTDHFSLFGSLAFGYVPVTTLDRSGNTLPDIRSRNAEIGVKWDLFDERVLLNASWFNIRQTNLLDRDPVDPRFQISVPGQQGEGIDINVSGRPFRGLTVSAAYTRTNYKFLEPSNTLGNTVNGQPRDVYNVYASYERKIADRMKAGIGASVSGRSSSAIDRLDLYRIPAATFANLNGFLSIGDLDINVGVRNLFDAENFNPTRSINYVPLGEPRTWRLTVGYRFF from the coding sequence ATGCCGCTCAGCGAGGCGCTGCAGCGGATCGCGGACGAATGGAACGCGCCGATGGACATCGATCCGGCCGCGACCGAGGGATTGACGGCAAAGCCCGTCGTCGATGCCCGCAGCGAGCGCGATGCGGTCGATCAGGCGACGAGGGGCCTGCCCGTGGCGGTACAGATCAGCGACGATGGACGGATTGCCATCATCAACGAGCTGGTGGTTATCGCAAGGCTCAACGAAGCAGAAGACAATGTCCTGGTGCGCGGCGCGACCAGCTCATCCCGGCTGGGGCAATCCTTGCGGGAACAACCACGCAATACGCAGGTGATCTCCTCCAAATTGCTGGAACGACAGCAGGCGCAGACGCTGACCGAAGCGCTGGCCAATGCCGGCGGTGTGGTGGCCAACACCGCGACGGTGCAGGGCGGCGTCAGCTTCTCCGTTCGCGGGTTCGATTCCAACGGAGCGGTCAACGGCCTGCCTTCGGCCTCCAGTTCCACCTTTGCCGCGGGCACCACCCTGCCGCTCGCCAATATCGAGCGGATCGAGGTGCTCAAGGGCCCGGACGCCATCTTGCTGGGCAGCGACAATCTGGGCGGCACGATCAATATCGTCACCAAAAAGCCCTATGCGGAGGAGCGGCTCCATGTGACCGCCGAAACCGGCTCCTTCGGATTGGCGCGCGGTACGATCGACGCCAACCAGTCCCTAACGCGGGACGACCGGCTGAGTGCCCGCGTCATCGCGACCGCAGCCACAGCCGACAGGAATTTCGGCGGCTATCGCGGTAACGAGGACTATCTGTTCGCCCCGTCGGTCCGATACAAGAACGCGAAGAGCGACATCATCGTCTCCGCAACGCTCGGCAATCAGCTGTTCGGCGTGGTGCCCTTCACGGTCATGAACAGGGTCACCGGCGAACCCTACGACATTCCGGACGGCCAGCCCCTGATCGGCGGAAAGGACCAGGGCGTTCAGATCGAAACCACGCAGTTCAATGCCGAGATTTCGCAGGAAATCACCGACTGGCTCTCGGTCGTCGCGCGCGGTCAGCATCAGACGATCAATTTCGCGCTGCGCCAGTATTCGCCCTTCGCCATTCTCGACAATAACGGCCTTCTGCTCGTGTCGAGCAGCGGCACCCGGCAAACGTCGGAAAACGACACGGTCGATGCCTTCGGGCGGATTTCCTTCGATACCGGCGCGGTAAGCCACAAGATCGTGGCGGGCATGACCGTTGTGGATAGCAAGGTCCGCGCGATTTACGCCGGCGACGGCGGTCTGTTTCCGTATAATTTCCTGAACCCGCCCGCCACGCTGCGCCCGCTCGCGCGGAACTACAATCTGTCGTTCGACCTGGATTCGACCCAATACGGCTATTACGGCCAGTATCTGATCGGGTTTGGGCCCGTTCACCTCGTGGCGGGCGTGCGCCACAACAACACCACGATTACCTCCGCGGTGTCGGGCGGCACGCCGGTCGAAAACGAAACGAACGCGACGACGCCCAATTACGGCGCGGTTGTGGATCTGACCGACCATTTTTCGCTCTTCGGCTCGCTGGCCTTTGGCTATGTGCCGGTCACGACGCTGGACCGGTCCGGCAATACGCTGCCGGACATTCGCTCGCGCAATGCCGAAATTGGCGTGAAGTGGGATCTGTTCGACGAGCGCGTCCTGCTCAACGCGTCCTGGTTCAACATTCGGCAAACCAATCTGCTGGACCGCGACCCCGTCGATCCGCGCTTCCAGATTTCGGTGCCCGGCCAGCAAGGCGAAGGCATCGACATCAATGTCAGCGGCCGTCCGTTTCGCGGCCTGACGGTATCCGCCGCCTACACGCGCACCAACTATAAATTCCTGGAGCCATCGAATACGCTGGGCAATACCGTCAACGGCCAGCCGCGCGATGTATACAATGTCTACGCGTCTTATGAACGCAAGATCGCCGATCGCATGAAAGCGGGCATCGGTGCGAGCGTGTCCGGGCGCTCCAGCTCGGCAATCGATCGGCTCGACTTGTATCGCATTCCGGCGGCGACGTTCGCCAATCTGAACGGCTTCCTGTCGATCGGCGATCTGGACATCAATGTCGGCGTGCGCAATCTGTTCGACGCCGAGAACTTCAACCCGACGCGTTCCATCAATTACGTTCCGCTCGGCGAACCGCGCACATGGCGCCTTACCGTCGGTTATCGCTTCTTCTGA
- a CDS encoding ABC transporter ATP-binding protein/permease, producing the protein MVSGYWVSSDWKFAWFALITLFFFQFGTAFILLRANRWQQEFFDSVEQRASEQLVPLMIVFLGIMAMQVVMILVENLIDGLLSIRWRTFLTRDYLDRWMSRNRYAEIERLRIIDNPDQRIAEDLNAITAALGMSIGALHIVMRLIGSVVTGITFAMVLLETAPPIEFQMAGTGFSIPGSTVWYAVAYAVVGSYLTAKIGQPYVRAVMRQQHREADFRAGLIHVRRNAAQIGLAGAVPTERRALGMSFDAVRRNFRSVIYSSLGITAAGSIYDRLGTVLPLFIMVPTYFAGGMSFGQLMAGREAFGQLGMQLGYFVKSYQLIGQQISYFNRIKGLDDAIDDTRPPGIAVGAGTAPGVVLATRGLALHRPHGDTLVDIGDWQIGQGERWAMIGASGAGKSTLVRALAYLWPDGEGHIAMALDSCAMFVPQRLYLPLGTLKGAICFPDRPEDHDDARIAQLLEQVRLGHLRDELHGVRMWHEELSPGEQQRVSLARILLHRPSLLVLDEATSALDADNARHFYDSVRSNLPDITIISVLHDEALVAHHSHTLTFADGRARPAKIQKDTNID; encoded by the coding sequence GTGGTCAGCGGTTACTGGGTGTCGTCCGACTGGAAATTCGCGTGGTTCGCGCTGATCACGCTTTTCTTCTTTCAGTTCGGCACGGCCTTCATCCTGTTGCGGGCCAATCGCTGGCAACAGGAATTTTTCGATTCCGTCGAACAGCGTGCCTCCGAGCAGCTGGTGCCGCTGATGATCGTTTTTCTCGGGATCATGGCGATGCAGGTCGTGATGATCCTGGTCGAAAATCTGATCGACGGCTTGCTGTCGATCCGCTGGCGTACCTTCTTGACGCGCGATTATCTCGACCGCTGGATGAGCCGCAATCGCTATGCCGAGATCGAGCGCTTGCGCATCATCGACAATCCGGATCAGCGCATCGCCGAAGACCTGAACGCGATCACCGCGGCGCTCGGCATGTCGATCGGCGCATTGCATATCGTCATGCGCCTGATCGGCTCGGTCGTGACGGGCATCACCTTTGCGATGGTATTGCTCGAAACCGCTCCGCCGATCGAATTTCAGATGGCGGGGACCGGATTTTCCATTCCGGGCAGCACCGTCTGGTATGCCGTTGCCTATGCCGTCGTCGGCTCCTACCTGACGGCCAAGATCGGCCAGCCCTATGTGCGCGCCGTCATGCGTCAGCAGCACCGGGAGGCGGATTTCCGCGCAGGTCTCATCCATGTGCGGCGCAACGCGGCGCAGATCGGGCTGGCAGGCGCGGTACCGACGGAACGCCGGGCGCTCGGCATGTCGTTCGATGCGGTGCGCAGAAACTTCCGCTCGGTCATCTACAGCTCGCTCGGCATCACGGCGGCGGGCAGCATATACGACCGGTTGGGAACGGTGCTTCCGCTGTTCATCATGGTTCCGACCTATTTCGCCGGCGGCATGTCGTTCGGTCAGCTGATGGCCGGGCGCGAGGCATTCGGCCAGCTGGGCATGCAGCTTGGCTATTTCGTCAAGAGTTATCAGCTGATTGGCCAGCAGATCAGCTATTTCAACCGGATCAAGGGGCTGGACGACGCCATTGACGATACCCGTCCGCCGGGGATCGCGGTTGGGGCCGGCACCGCCCCCGGCGTCGTTCTGGCCACTCGGGGTCTGGCGCTGCACCGCCCGCACGGCGATACGCTCGTCGACATCGGCGACTGGCAGATTGGCCAAGGCGAGCGCTGGGCCATGATCGGGGCATCGGGTGCCGGCAAATCGACATTGGTGCGGGCACTGGCCTACCTATGGCCCGATGGCGAGGGCCACATCGCCATGGCGCTGGACAGCTGCGCGATGTTCGTGCCGCAGCGCCTCTATCTGCCGCTTGGCACGCTGAAGGGAGCGATCTGCTTTCCGGACCGGCCCGAAGACCATGACGATGCGCGCATTGCCCAGCTTCTCGAGCAGGTGCGGCTGGGCCATTTGCGGGACGAATTGCACGGTGTGCGGATGTGGCACGAAGAATTGTCTCCCGGTGAGCAGCAGCGCGTGTCGCTGGCGCGCATCCTGCTCCACCGCCCGAGCCTTCTGGTCCTCGATGAGGCGACCAGCGCGCTGGATGCGGACAATGCCCGGCATTTCTACGACAGCGTGCGCAGCAATCTCCCCGACATCACGATCATCAGCGTGCTGCATGACGAAGCGCTCGTGGCGCATCACAGCCACACGTTGACCTTTGCCGACGGCCGCGCACGGCCCGCCAAAATCCAGAAGGACACGAATATTGACTGA
- a CDS encoding co-chaperone YbbN — protein MTGTAVAELTRYAGLTLFDLFSPSCAPCRTLAPVLDDLAADFAGAIRVFKVDVSADPSVAEHFGPRAFPTLILYRDGEEIDRIVGLRSRAQLAYWIENHL, from the coding sequence ATGACCGGCACCGCCGTGGCCGAGCTTACGCGCTATGCCGGCCTGACGCTTTTCGACCTGTTCTCTCCCAGCTGCGCGCCATGCAGGACGCTTGCGCCCGTGCTCGACGATCTGGCGGCCGATTTCGCCGGTGCCATCCGGGTGTTCAAAGTGGATGTCAGCGCGGATCCGTCGGTTGCCGAACATTTCGGGCCCCGCGCCTTTCCGACGCTGATCCTGTATCGAGATGGCGAGGAAATCGACCGGATCGTCGGATTGCGCTCCCGTGCGCAACTGGCCTACTGGATCGAGAACCATTTATGA